One genomic window of Lytechinus variegatus isolate NC3 chromosome 1, Lvar_3.0, whole genome shotgun sequence includes the following:
- the LOC121409363 gene encoding major facilitator superfamily domain-containing protein 6-like, with the protein MKLHINRALLPIKAVYFTHLAGLASLVPYLPLYMSQLGLSATQIGLIRGLEPLLALIFTHLWGSIADSFNTHRAVLITAIGGATVFLFGTFFVPSSMRIDAYDNITTQLPVNQDVPSFRTTDLLHPMDVTEFPPYLNEISPAVQLEDDSDARIGICYSVCRALNNSLSCEKNKGMVEDNSTSAIREESCLQTLCFLQQERANVNRTSGCNDSGEACDSVPHQSVSSCYQCEPVIYQKQTDDIRYNEADVWCSRSNENPLTNSTSFNISFVSYLNISDVTQHSFSCHCHEYEPDGSERDHSDSTFLSTFFLLLILILFSRTFQCTTSPILHSTTMELLQQKHDDFGKQRIWGAFGWGAFSLISGILIDHYARNSSKNLAHFDPAFYLFLAFMLAAVVFATFIVFPLQTSIKAQCQRIPRLIRKPEILGFLVTVCILGMGFGVIGTFLFLYLQELEASHTLMGLTLTITCIAEIPFLFLSNRVIRFTGHIGALCFSLFCYTVRFLGYSLISNPWAVIPFELLHGITYGLSWAACTSYANQNAPPGLALTLQAVFTSVHMGFGKGLGTLLGGLVYDRFGSRNLFRASAFVVGLSGLLYLGLYHVFTKRYPPILYSRFRTDERSSRADSQRESSSEGRVNQAIEMETAELEQLDDRPPKLDASSMRLALRDINRPASPPNTPSTSRECVGYQHIMEMHPHPTAYHHHHHQPPPPLPPPSRSSREMMIHMPCGYYHKRRMDSLEDDDGDVSPGSTSLAALIHSEQGREYGMERMMLQNLGVNMMSYLDDVDLDQAMDAV; encoded by the exons ATGAAGCTTCATATTAACAGAGCTCTCTTGCCCATCAAGGCGGTGTATTTCACACATTTGGCCG GTTTGGCTAGCTTGGTACCATACTTGCCTTTATACATGAGTCAACTTGGTCTTTCAGCGACACAAATCGGTTTAATCAGAGGTCTGGAACCACTCCTAGCCCTCATCTTTACACACTTATGGGGAAGCATTGCTGATAGCTTTAACACCCATAGAGCCGTGCTCATTACAGCCATAGGGGGTGCCACAGTGTTCCTGTTTGGgaccttttttgttccatcttcTATGAGAATAGATGCATATGATAACATCACCACACAGTTACCTGTCAATCAAGATGTGCCCAGTTTTAGGACTACAGACCTTTTGCATCCAATGGATGTAACAGAATTTCCACCGTACTTGAATGAGATTTCACCGGCAGTGCAATTAGAGGATGACAGTGATGCAAGGATCGGTATCTGTTACAGTGTTTGCAGAGCACTCAATAACAGTTTATCATGTGAGAAAAATAAAGGCATGGTAGAAGACAACTCTACGTCAGCGATAAGAGAGGAATCTTGTTTACAAACTCTGTGTTTCCTTCAACAAGAGAGGGCCAATGTCAACAGAACTAGTGGATGTAATGATAGTGGAGAAGCATGTGATTCTGTTCCTCATCAAAGTGTTTCATCTTGTTACCAATGTGAACCAGTTATATACCAAAAACAGACAGATGATATAAGGTACAACGAAGCTGATGTATGGTGCTCAAGAAGTAACGAAAATCCTTTGACGAATTCAACATCTTTTAATATTTCGTTTGTCTCTTACCTGAATATTAGTGATGTTACACAGCATTCATTCTCATGTCATTGCCATGAGTACGAACCTGATGGAAGTGAAAGAGATCATAGCGATTCAACTTTCCTCTCCACGTTTTTTCTCTtgctcattttgatattgtttagCAGGACGTTCCAATGCACCACCTCCCCAATCCTTCACTCCACGACAATGGAATTACTGCAACAAAAACATGATGACTTTGGCAAGCAGCGTATCTGGGGTGCTTTCGGATGGGGCGCCTTTTCTCTCATCTCTGGTATTCTCATTGACCACTacgcaaggaattcatccaagAACCTAGCACATTTTGATCCTGCATTCTATCTATTCCTCGCCTTCATGCTGGCCGCGGTGGTATTTGCCACATTTATCGTCTTCCCTTTACAGACTTCAATCAAAGCACAGTGCCAAAGGATACCAAGACTCATCCGCAAACCTGAGATCCTAGGATTCCTGGTGACAGTCTGTATCCTAGGGATGGGTTTTGGAGTCATTGGAACATTCCTCTTCCTGTATCTTCAAGAACTTGAAGCATCTCATACCCTGATGGGATTGACACTTACTATCACCTGTATTGCAGAGATACCCTTCTTGTTTTTATCTAACCGTGTTATACGCTTCACTGGTCATATAGGAGCTCTCTGCTTCTCATTATTCTGCTATACTGTACGTTTCTTAGGATACTCCCTAATCAGCAATCCCTGGGCAGTCATACCTTTTGAGCTTTTACATGGAATCACCTATGGATTATCATGGGCCGCTTGTACGTCCTATGCCAATCAGAACGCACCACCAGGTCTGGCCTTAACACTGCAAGCAGTCTTCACCAGCGTTCATATGGGATTTG GAAAGGGACTAGGAACATTATTAGGAGGACTGGTTTATGATCGGTTTGGAAGTCGTAATTTATTCCGTGCCTCAGCTTTCGTAGTTGGTCTGTCTGGATTACTGTATCTAGGTTTATACCATGTCTTCACTAAGAGGTACCCACCTATACTCTACAGTAGATTCAGAACAGATGAAAGGAGTAGCAGGGCCGACAGCCAGAGAG aaagcAGCTCAGAAGGAAGGGTAAACCAAGCTATTGAGATGGAGACAGCTGAGCTTGAACAGCTAGACGATCGCCCACCTAAACTAGATGCTAGCTCAATGCGTCTTGCCCTTCGAGATATCAACCGCCCTGCTTCGCCCCCTAACACACCCAGTACAAGTCGGGAGTGTGTGGGATACCAACACATTATGGAGATGCACCCTCATCCCACCgcataccaccaccaccaccaccagccACCACCCCCTCTACCACCCCCATCACGCTCCTCAAGAGAGATGATGATACATATGCCTTGTGGTTATTATCATAAGAGAAGAATGGATTCAttagaagatgatgatggtgatgtatCTCCAGGATCAACTAGCCTAGCTGCTTTGATCCATAGTGAACAAGGTAGAGAGTATGGAATGGAAAGGATGATGTTACAGAATCTTGGTGTTAATATGATGTCATACCTCGATGATGTAGATTTAGATCAAGCTATGGATGCTGTATGA